The genomic interval AAGGGTTTACAATTTACTGTTGAAAAAGTGGATGAGCGAAGAATCCATCGAGTTAAGATAGTCAGGGTAGACATGGGCACATCGGCGGAAGACTCTTTATCTTCTCCGGAAGGTGAGAGAAGCTGAGAGGAGAGTCTCGATTTGCTGCTGGAGGAAAGGCAATGCCTGGAATGCTGAAAAAGGTTCTTCTTGTTGAAGAGGAAGTGGCTGTTAAAGAGCGACTGAAAGAAAACCTGCACAAGGCAGGCTATCTGGTCCTGGAAGCTGATCACGGGTCTGAAGCTCTGGCCATCCTCAACGAACAGATTCCGGATATTATTATTTCCGATGCTTACCTGTCCTCCATGAGCAGCGTGGAGTTTTGCCGCCGGGTCAGGGAAAAACCGCTGACAGCCGTAGTCCCCTTCGTCTTGCTGATGGAGGAAGGAGATACCGAAGAGGCCATAGTCAGGCTGGAAGTAGGCGCGGATGATTATATACTCAAGTCCGCCAGCGCGGAGGAATTGATCATCCGAATTCAGGCCAAGGTTGACCGGTTTCGGACCCTTCGGGAACTGGTCCATGTCGATTCCGTCACTCAGCTTTACAATCGCTACTACTTCGATAAGACCCTGGCCGACATTCTCAAGATATCCGAGCGCTACCATCATGATGTGTCCCTTTCTATCCTGGATATCGATGGTTTTAAAGATTTCAACGATACCTTCGGTCATCAGACCGGAGACTTTGTCATCAAATCCGTAGCCCGGTTTATTCGTGAGAGGCTGCGGGAAGTAGATATTGTAGCCCGCTATGGCGGAGACGAATTCGTGGTGGTTATGCCGGAAACCTCGAAGGGTAATGCAGCCAAAGCCATGACCCGGATTCAGAATGAACTGGGCCGTACATTCTTCCGTTCCGATGGGGTTGATCAGCAGCTCCAGGTTTCCATCAGCTTTGGTATCGCCAACTACCCGACCGAGGCGGCCACTGATTATGAATTAATCCACAAGGCGGATCAGGAGCTTTACGCCCTCAAGAATCTCAAGAGCAAAGCGCTGATGCCGGTAT from bacterium carries:
- a CDS encoding diguanylate cyclase; translated protein: MPGMLKKVLLVEEEVAVKERLKENLHKAGYLVLEADHGSEALAILNEQIPDIIISDAYLSSMSSVEFCRRVREKPLTAVVPFVLLMEEGDTEEAIVRLEVGADDYILKSASAEELIIRIQAKVDRFRTLRELVHVDSVTQLYNRYYFDKTLADILKISERYHHDVSLSILDIDGFKDFNDTFGHQTGDFVIKSVARFIRERLREVDIVARYGGDEFVVVMPETSKGNAAKAMTRIQNELGRTFFRSDGVDQQLQVSISFGIANYPTEAATDYELIHKADQELYALKNLKSKALMPVLKRNQ